The window CGGAAACGGATTCCGGTACGGACGGAACTACCTCTTCGCCTCCGCCCTCCTCAGCGTTATCACATACGGTCTTGTGATCATCCGGAACGGGTTCTGGGATGCCAATCCAGCCCTCTCTACAGGGTTGATGATCGGCCTCATTGCACTTCCCGCCTATGTCTCCGTCCTGCTCAAGAAATTGAAGGAGGCGATCCAGAAGGCGGAGGAGGCGAACAAGGCCAAGACCCAGTTTCTCGCGAACATGAGCCACGAGATGCGCACGCCGCTGAACGGGATCCTGGGGATGGCCGCCCTGATGCAGGACACCCCGCTGTCGGCGGACCAGGAGGATTACGCGAAGACGATCGAGGCCTCCGCCAGGACGATGCTCTCCCTGATCGACGACGTCCTGGACATCTCGAAGATCGAGGCGGGGAAATACCAGATCGAGTCGGTCGATTTCGACCTCTATTCCCTGGTCCGCAGCACCACCGCGATCGTGATGCCGGTGGCCCAGGCGAAGGGGATCGCCCTGTCCACCCGCTTTTCCTCGAAGATCCCGTTCCTGCTCTGCGGAGACCCGCTCCAGCTGCGGAAGATCTTCCTGAACCTGCTGGGGAACGCCGTGAAGTTCACGGAGGAGGGGGAGGTGATCCTGCGGGCGGAACTGGCCGGCGAGACCGCCGCAAGCGTTTCGATCCGGTTCGAGGTGTCCGACACCGGGATCGGGATCGCGCCGGAAGCCCAGGCCCGGATCTTCGAGCGGTTCACCCAGGCGGACGGAACGGTCAGCCGCCGTTTCGGGGGAACCGGCCTCGGCACCACGATCGTCAAGCAGCTGGTCGACCTGATGGGGGGACAGGTCGGGGTGCAGAGCGAGCCCGGAAAGGGTTCCACCTTCTGGGTCACCCTGACGCTCGAGAAGCAGCAGGGGCTGGTTTCCCATCCGGAGGGGTCATGCACCCTGACGGAGAGCCGCGTCCTGGTCGTCTCCTCGGACCGGGAGACCACGGAGGCGGTCCAGGGGTACCTGGCCTCCTGGGGAATCCGCGCCGTTACCGCCGCCCGTGCAGCCCAGGCCTTTGCGCTCCTGGTGTCGGCCGCCGACCGGGAGGAGCCGTACGATATCACGCTCGTGGTGCAGCGCAACCTCGACATGGATCCCTTCGAGTTCGCGCGGGGAATCAAGGCGGACCATTCCATCGGGAGGGTGCAGCTGATCCTGGCCGGCGAGGGAGAGGCGGACCCGGACCTGGAAACGGTCACCGGGCGCGGGTACGCGGCCGCGGTGTCCACCCCGATCGACAAGACCCTCCTGTTCAACGCCCTCCATTTCGTCCGTCCGGACCAGCCGAAGCAGAACGGGATCGCGAACCTGGCCCGAAGATACCGGCGGAGGAAGGAGGACCGCCGCGGCCTCTCCATCCTGGTGGCCGAGGACAACCCCACGAACCAGAAGGTGATCGCGAAGATCCTGGAACGAGGCGGTCACGAGGTCCGACTCGTGGAGAACGGGGAGCAGGCGCTCGACGCGCTCGAGAAGCAGCTCTTCGACCTCGCGTTCCTCGACCTGCATATGCCGGTGATGGGGGGGATCGAAGCCGCGAAGATCCACCGGGTCACGCATGGGCAGAGGCCGCGGATCCCGATCGTGGCCCTGACCGCCGACGCAACGCCGGAATCCCGCAGGGCCTGCGAGGAGGCCGGCATCGACGCCTACCTCACCAAGCCGGTCGAAGTGAGGAAGCTGCTGGAGCTGGTCGACGCGATCGTCCCGTACGAGAAACGGTCGGGCGTCCGGATCGCGAAGGATTCCGGCCGCCGCCAGGACGACCCCCGGGAGGAGAAACCGACCGGTGCCGAAACCGTGCTCAACACGGACGTCGTGCAGGAACTGCAGGCGCTCGGGGGATACAGCGGGTTCTTCGAGAAACTGGTTCAGGTCTTTCTGGAGAGCGGCGGACAGAAGCTCCAGGAGATGCACCGGGCCGTGGCCACACGGAACCACGAAGCCTTCCGCTCCCTCTCCCACGCCTTGAAGGGGAGCGCGGGGCAGATCGGAGCGATGGCGCTGATGGAGGAATGCTCCCGAGGCTCCCAAATGGACCCGATGGCATTCCGGGACAACGGGGCGGTTCTTCTGCGGACGATCGCACAGGAATTCAAGAAGGCGAAGGATGCCCTGCTTCGGTATGTCAGGAAGCGGGGGTATGCTGCTTCATAATCTCCCCGGTTGAGTCCCCGGAAATCCCGGACGGCACCAGCGTCCCGGACGGTTGAACCTCTTCACGAATCCGATCCTGCGCCTTGATCAGCCTCTCCATCAATTTCATATCCTTCGGCCCCAGACTCAGCGCCGCGTCCACCCAGACCTTCGCGATCTCGTCCAGTTCTTCCCGGTCGATCCTGTTGATGATCCGACGTGCCTTCAGGATCCCCTGGTAGGCATTCCGCTTCCGGGAATGCCATGCGACATATTCGGAGATGGCGGTTTCCCCTTTGCCATTTTCCGCGAGGATGTCGACAACTCCCATCTCCTTCATTTCCGCAGCGCTGTATATCTTTCCGCTCAGGATGATCTTCTCTGCGAGAGGAGCGCCGATCTTCCTGGAAAGCAGGCTGTAGGCGCCCATTCCCGGAAACATGTTGAACAGGACTTCCGGCAGGCCGAACTGGGCATCCTTTTCGGCGACGATGACATTCCCCGAAAGAACGGCTTCGAACCCGCCTCCCAACGCGTCTCCCTTGGCAAGAATAACGGTGGTCATGGGAAGCCCGTAGCTGTTGAAATTCGAGAAGAGCACGTCGATGCAGAGAGAGGCATACCGCCAAAGCTCCTGGCGGTCCTGTTCCCGGATGCAGCGGATAAACAGATCGAGATCCCCGCCGAAGCTGAATATTTTCGGCACTTTCGAGGTGAACACCGCGTAGGGAATCGGGCAATCGGAACCGTTATTCATTCCCTTCCGGTTCGTCTGTTCGATATACGTCTGGACTTTCCGAAGATCCTCGAGGAGAGAAAAGGAAAAACATGCCCTCGGCTTCGGATCCATGTAGCACCACAGGACTTTCTGATGGAGGTCGAAGCGGGTGGTCACCTGGCCGTGGTTCGGTTGGAAAAGGTGGGTTGGGGAGTACTCGACTCTCATTCTCGGCTCCATCGGTACGTCAGGACCTGTTTGCTGCATGGAACACCGTTTTGCAGAGCGGTTTTATTCCGCGGAAGATCCCGTTTTCCCTGAGCGTACTTCGGGATTAGATCAGAAAATAAATTCCGGGTCCAGCAAATTCTGAAAAGGGGTGGAAACCGATTGGAAAAAATAGGGGGAAAAGGTTAGTGTGTTTTTGCCATGTTCCCCTATTTCCCGCAGCCGACGCTGCACGTGGGTCCCATTACCATATACGCCTTTGGAATCCTCGTGGCGGCGGCCATGCTCGCCGGAAGCCACCTGGCGATCCGCAGATGCCGCAAGGAAGGGCTCGAGGCCGGCCTCGCGATGGACCTGGTCTTCTACACGCTGGTCGCGGGGCTCCTGGGGGCGCATCTATTCGCCGTGCTGGCCTATTTCCCGGGCGAAGTGTGGAAGAACCCGCTCATGCTGCTGAAGTTCTGGGAGAACATCAGCTCCTTCGGGGGAATCGCCGGGTCGCTGGCGGGGATCGTGCTCTTCTTCCGGTGGAAGGCGCCCGGACTTTCCACGGCGACGAAATGGCGCTATCTGGAGGCGATCGCCTTCGCCTTCCCCTTCGGGTGGGCGATCGGCCGGCTGGGATGCACCCTCGCGCACGACCATCCCGGGACGATCACCCGGTTTCCGCTGGGGGTGAGCCTGGCAACCCCGGAGGCGATGGAATATATCCGGTATTATTACCAGACCGCGGGGAGGCTCGCCGACCTGCCGGACGGCGTCCTCCTTTCCGGGATGGCCTACCACGACCTCGGCTGGTACGAGTTCCTCTACACCCTGCTCGTCATCGTTCCGATCTTCCTGCTGATGGACCGCAGACGAAGGCCCACCGGGTTCTACCCGGCCCTCTTCCTACTGCTCTACGCGCCGGCCCGCTTCGCCTTCGACTTCCTGCGCCTGGGCGACGCCCGCTACCTGGGTCTCACCCCCGGGCAGTACGGCTCGATCCTCGCGGTCGCGGGGGTGCTGTTCCTGTGGCGGCGGGGGGTGGTTCCGGACCGTCTCCGGTAGCCTTCCCTACCAGGCGCGGGCGATTCCTCCCCGGTCGTCCCGCCACACCGGCGCCCAGGCGAGCGCGACCAGCGCCACGGTGATGTCGGACTTCTTCGGCCGGACGGTGACCGTCTCCAGTTCCTCCGCCATCGGGTCGGTCGCCCGGATCTTCCCCTCCAGCGCGGAAACGGGGCGCGCATACTGCTTGCGGAGCCGCTCCAGCTCCGCGTCCCGGCTTTCCCGGCCCCCTCGGGCGGGGCGAAGGAGCGCAGGACCGACACGGGCAGCCCGGCCGAACTGCCGGGGGTGTAGATGGCGAACCCGGCCGCCTCCTTCATCCGGCGGATCCTCTCCCCGTCCTGCCCCCATTCGGAAAGCCCCTTCTTCCAGAGGGCCGCCTGCGCCTTCGCGTACTCCTCCGGGGTGATGTTCTTCCGGCGGGCGTCGTCCTCGTTGATCCAGGGTAAAAAGTCCGCGGCGGTCCGCTACCCGGTGATTCCCTTCACGGCGGCGAGAACCGCCCCGTAGTCCGGCTCCTGGCCGTTCTCCGGGACACGCTGAATGTACCGGACGACATCCTTTCCGTCGACCACGAAGATCGATCGGGCGAGGAGCTTCAGTTCCCGGATCATCACCCCGTAGGCGGCCGCGAACGACCGCTCCTGGTAGTCGGAGAGCACCTTCACCTTGTCCACGCCGGACCCCGCGCACCAGCGCTTCTGGGCGAACGGAAGGTCGAGGCTTATGGTCAGCACCACGACGTCGCCGGGAAGCTTCGCCGCCTCCTGGTTGAACCGCCGGGTCTCCACGTCGCAGACCGCCGTGTCCAGCGATGTAACCACGCTGATCACCTTGACCTTGCCCCGGAAATCCCCGAGCGTGACCGGGGCCATGGAGGTGTCGACCACCCGGAAGTCGGGCGCCTTGTCGCCGACCCGGATCTCCGGCCCGAGCAGGGTCACCGGCTTTCCCTTGACCGTTACGACTCCTGTGCGTTCCTCCATCGGTTCCTCCTTCGATCAGGCTGTCTCGTGCTCCATCTGCCTGGTGTATTTTCCGTACCGCGCGGCGCCGTTGCACCGGGACCGGTGGTTGAAGGCGGCCTGCGCGGCGGCAACGTTCCCGGGGACCCCCTTCCAGGCCGTCAGCACCGGCTCCTGCAGCGCGCGCCCGTAGGAGAAGGAAAGCTCCCAGGGGAATTTCCCCAAGGCGTTCATGGCGTTCAGCCGTTCGGTCGCCTGCTCCGGGCTCTGCCCGCCGGAGAGGAAGACGATCCCCGGGACCGCCGCGGGGACGGCGCGGCGCAGGCACCGGACGGTCGCCTCGGCGATCTCCGAGGCGGGGGCCTGGTGCGGGCACTCCTTCCCCGGGAGCACCATGTTCGGCTTGAGCAGCGTCCCCTCGAGAACGACCCGCTGGGCGTTGAGCTCGGAGTAGAGCAGCGCCAGCGTGCGCCCGGTCACCTCCTCGCAGCGGGCCAGGGTGTGCGTCCCGTCCATGAGGACCTCCGGCTCGACGATCGGCACCAGGCCGGCCTCCTGGGAGAGGGCGGCGTAGCGCGCCAGCGCGTGGGCGTTCGCCGACAGGCAGCCGGGAGTGGGAATCCCCTCCCCGATCGCCAGGACCGCCCGCCACTTGGCGAAGCGGGCACCGAGCTCCGCATATTCCTCGAGCCGGGCCCGGAGTCCGTCCAGCCCCTCCGTCACCTTCTCCCCGGGAAACCCGGCCAGCGCCTTCGCTCCCTCGTCCACCTTGATCCCCGGGATCACCCCCCGCGACTCCAGATGCTCCGGGAAGGGGACCCCCTCCCGCGTCTTCTGCCGGATCGTCTCGTCGAAGAGGATCACGCCGCTGATGAATTCGGAGATCCCCTCCGTGGTGAAGAGAAGCTCCCGGTAGGCGCGCCGGTTTTCCTCGGTGGACGCCAGGAAGATGGACTTGAACCGTTTCTCGATGGTGGGTGTGCTCTCGTCGGCGGCCAGGATCCCCTTCCCCGCGGCGACGAGGGAACGGGCGACCGATGCCAGTTCGGCTGCATTCATGGGCGACCTCCTTCCTTTTTCCGGGACGGGGGTGCTTCCGTTGGATTCCGCGCAAAGGAACCGGGTTTCAGGAGAAACAGTGTATCAGGGAACCGGCTCCGGAAACAGCGGACCCGGGGTTTACACGATCCCGCCGGCGGGGTAGTGTATGTTTTTGAACGTCTTTTGAAACCGGCTCGCCGGAGAGGACGTTGGGTCGCTCGGCCATAGACTGGGTCCACCAGGCCACCGCCAAATGGCCTCGCCAGTTCCGCCTGACGCTGCTCAGCGTCGCGGTGGGGGTGGTGGCCGGAATCGGGGCGATCCTGTTCGACCAGCTGCTCGGGTACTCCCTGCACCTGCTGCAGATGATCACCGGATACGCGGAACCGGGCCGGGGGTCGCCGGCCTCGCTCGCCCGGGAAATCACCGGCCGGCACTCCTACTGGTTTCTCCTCATCCCCGCCCTGGGGGGGCTCGCCTCCGGAATCCTGGTCTACCGGTTCGCGCCGGAAGCGGAGGGACACGGGACCGACGCGATGATCGACGCCTTCCACCAGAGGGGGGGGTTCATCCGGAGACGGGTCCCGATCGTGAAGATCATCGCCTCGGTGCTGACCATCGGCAGCGGAGGATCCGCGGGGAAGGAGGGGCCCATCGCCCAGATCGGCTCCGGGTTCGGATCCTTCCTCTCGACGACGTTCCGGCTCAAGGCGAGAGAACAGCGGATCCTGGTGCTCGCCGGCGCGGCGGGCGGGATCGGCGCCATCTTCCAGGCTCCCCTGGGGGCGGCCCTCTTCGCCCCGGAGGTGCTCTACCGCGAGACCGAGTTCGAGTACGAGGCGATCCTCCCCTGCATCATCTCCTCGATCATCGCCCACTCCGTCTACTCCGAGGTCCACGGCCGCCGGGCCCTCTTCTTCCCCGGCACGGTCGAGTTCATGCTGACCTCCGAGCTGGTGCCGTACGCCCTGTTCGGGGTCCTCTGCGCCCTGGTCGGCTACCTCTACATCAAGGTATTCTACGGCCTGCGGGACCGCTTCTTCCGTCCCCTCCGGATGAACCGGATGCTGAAGCCGGCGCTGGGAGGGCTGATGATGGGCATCCTCTCGTTCGCCTCCCCCGCGGTGCTGAACGGGGGGTACGGGTGGGTCCAGATGGCGCTGGAGGGAAAGATCTTCTGGGGTACGATGCTCCTCCTGGCGCTGCTGAAGATCGTCGCCACCTCCTGCACCATCAGTTCGGGGGGGAGCGGAGGGGTCTTCGGCCCCTCCGTATTCATCGGGGCGATGCTGGGCGGGGCCTTCGGGTTCCTGGGCCATCAGGTGGCGCCCGG is drawn from Deltaproteobacteria bacterium GWC2_65_14 and contains these coding sequences:
- a CDS encoding lipid hydroperoxide peroxidase gives rise to the protein MEERTGVVTVKGKPVTLLGPEIRVGDKAPDFRVVDTSMAPVTLGDFRGKVKVISVVTSLDTAVCDVETRRFNQEAAKLPGDVVVLTISLDLPFAQKRWCAGSGVDKVKVLSDYQERSFAAAYGVMIRELKLLARSIFVVDGKDVVRYIQRVPENGQEPDYGAVLAAVKGITG
- a CDS encoding fructose-bisphosphate aldolase, which encodes MNAAELASVARSLVAAGKGILAADESTPTIEKRFKSIFLASTEENRRAYRELLFTTEGISEFISGVILFDETIRQKTREGVPFPEHLESRGVIPGIKVDEGAKALAGFPGEKVTEGLDGLRARLEEYAELGARFAKWRAVLAIGEGIPTPGCLSANAHALARYAALSQEAGLVPIVEPEVLMDGTHTLARCEEVTGRTLALLYSELNAQRVVLEGTLLKPNMVLPGKECPHQAPASEIAEATVRCLRRAVPAAVPGIVFLSGGQSPEQATERLNAMNALGKFPWELSFSYGRALQEPVLTAWKGVPGNVAAAQAAFNHRSRCNGAARYGKYTRQMEHETA
- a CDS encoding chloride channel protein gives rise to the protein MGRSAIDWVHQATAKWPRQFRLTLLSVAVGVVAGIGAILFDQLLGYSLHLLQMITGYAEPGRGSPASLAREITGRHSYWFLLIPALGGLASGILVYRFAPEAEGHGTDAMIDAFHQRGGFIRRRVPIVKIIASVLTIGSGGSAGKEGPIAQIGSGFGSFLSTTFRLKAREQRILVLAGAAGGIGAIFQAPLGAALFAPEVLYRETEFEYEAILPCIISSIIAHSVYSEVHGRRALFFPGTVEFMLTSELVPYALFGVLCALVGYLYIKVFYGLRDRFFRPLRMNRMLKPALGGLMMGILSFASPAVLNGGYGWVQMALEGKIFWGTMLLLALLKIVATSCTISSGGSGGVFGPSVFIGAMLGGAFGFLGHQVAPGWVLHPNSFVLVGMGGFFAGVAKVPIASIIMACEMSSSYTLLVPLMVVSSISYMLLRGVSLYEKQLISRLASPAHVTEFSRGLLETFLVREAVRMREVFRIPEEMPFGQLIRTMGNSQEIYYPVVNREGHMTGILSINDVREYMFEESIGHLVVARDVATPNVERAYWNETLQQALDKMAAINVDELPVVHKETPHEIVTMITKRDIINYYYKKGGG